From a single Raphanus sativus cultivar WK10039 chromosome 3, ASM80110v3, whole genome shotgun sequence genomic region:
- the LOC130509276 gene encoding uncharacterized protein LOC130509276, with translation MSSSLLLSLSSKPSLRKLALRCQTLRTFSSSTTTNPYLLYRVTCCGKEGDEESPGVMTQLHMFDPAKEEHIIVGDMPFPKELVGSSLVGSSNGWGFFLWGKRSILISDFCNPLSFKSKPKFIPLLPRPDIISCQADLVSGVAMSSSPQEEEDYLVAVKFTGRPVSIYKPSDTKAVHLILPHNVFDHFEPSKLMYSKRDQRFYMPSSGGHHLWSWDGLESTKPEFHELRFHNLPQFSHSELQLLDSCHKTQLFVESPSGQRFLVKWYIQSIKALRFDCGGTKRFMVFREEEDMNMCYTEDIGDLCMFLGDNEPFCVNASLFPGLNPNSIYFVGEGYGEGYGVYNIATRTPRSFKPKPATSDSPSGQGFMLPLWAPHWLPPFPL, from the exons ATGTCGTCGTCTCTGCTTCTCAGCCTCTCTTCCAAGCCCTCTCTCCGCAAACTTGCCCTG AGATGCCAAACCCTTCGAACgttctcctcctccaccaccaccaacccTTACTTGTTGTATCGTGTCACCTGTTGTGGTAAAGAAGGTGATGAAGAATCCCCAGGAGTAATGACACAGCTCCACATGTTTGACCCGGCCAAAGAAGAACATATCATCGTCGGTGATATGCCATTTCCCAAAGAGTTGGTTGGGTCTTCGCTGGTGGGAAGTTCCAATGGATGGGGATTTTTTCTATGGGGCAAACGTTCCATACTAATCAGTGACTTCTGCAACCCCTTGAGCTTTAAATCCAAACCCAAGTTCATCCCTCTGCTTCCTAGGCCTGATATAATTAGTTGTCAAGCTGACTTGGTAAGTGGCGTGGCAATGTCCTCTTCTCctcaagaggaagaagactacCTTGTGGCTGTCAAGTTTACGGGACGTCCGGTGAGTATATATAAGCCGAGTGACACTAAGGCGGTCCATCTCATTTTGCCTCATAATGTATTCGATCATTTTGAACCATCCAAGTTGATGTATTCCAAGAGAGATCAAAGGTTCTACATGCCAAGTTCTGGTGGCCACCACTTGTGGTCTTGGGATGGTCTTGAATCCACGAAGCCTGAGTTTCATGAGTTGCGCTTTCACAACCTTCCTCAGTTTTCTCATTCCGAGTTGCAGCTTTTGGATTCTTGTCATAAGACACAACTCTTTGTGGAGTCTCCCTCAGGACAACGGTTCCTAGTCAAATG GTATATCCAGAGTATCAAGGCATTAAGATTCGACTGTGGTGGCACAAAGCGGTTCATGGTGTTTAGAGAAGAGGAAGATATGAACATGTGTTACACAGAAGACATTGGTGATCTCTGCATGTTCCTCGGCGATAACGAGCCTTTTTGTGTCAATGCCAGCTTATTCCCGGGCTTAAACCCTAACTCCATCTATTTCGTCGGTGAAGGCTATGGTGAAGGTTATGGTGTTTACAATATCGCCACTAGAACCCCACGTTCCTTCAAACCCAAGCCTGCTACCTCTGATTCACCTAGCGGCCAAGGTTTTATGCTTCCTCTCTGGGCTCCTCACTGGCTTCCTCCGTTTCCTCTCTAA